The Leishmania panamensis strain MHOM/PA/94/PSC-1 chromosome 32 sequence genome window below encodes:
- a CDS encoding hypothetical protein (TriTrypDB/GeneDB-style sysID: LpmP.32.1330): MPGVALHPVPLFQPITATSEERITEVLETLWAQHKSALPALLQRTADRGTSDLPTSQNDLRLMAYAFLVARNWNVKNAVNMANDACRFWDKFRFGEQSPFPSGFSIRGYDQANVAAWTKLPMGTTTTPLYRCMKTMTPLVHGGFHYWDRRGLPVAYWLVGRMDTHSVLRKLKPHVAVGTSIEDFFQLFGGGIIQTGWALCNYQDAVLAAHPQPGIDMGAPRRNFCTIVVDCKGLSYKMIDRQLLEKTKATLQQMTCVFADFIHRVIAVNCPPMVKFAYSLLKSAMNNGVQAKITFVAPENTAAALDSAIGLERVPTFLGGHCNCEGGCVASYNPSAAFAAEEIGDEGDVATEYITVGPGKKHEKAFELQQGEEVIWEFSTTKGTDVRFSVMFYPKQQGVTAQSKRGKVRVRIDKGVKRTTTENPVVRQEKLKDGAESYMAPEDGILQLVWDNSKSIVGDKGIQMRVYKSEAMTELLPDE, encoded by the coding sequence ATGCCCGGCGTTGCCCTTCACCCCGTTCCCCTCTTTCAGCCCATCACCGCCACGTCAGAGGAGCGCATCACAGAGGTTTTAGAGACACTGTGGGCCCAGCACAAGTCCGCTCTGCCGGCGCTCCTTCAGCGCACCGCCGATCGCGGCACGTCGGACTTGCCCACCTCGCAGAATGACCTTCGCCTCATGGCGTACGCCTTCCTCGTCGCACGCAACTGGAATGTGAAGAATGCGGTGAACATGGCGAACGATGCGTGCCGCTTCTGGGATAAGTTCCGCTTCGGCGAGCAGTCGCCCTTTCCATCTGGCTTCTCGATTCGTGGGTACGACCAAGCAAACGTCGCAGCCTGGACAAAGCTGCCGATGGGAACAACGACTACACCGCTCTATAGGTGCATGAAGACAATGACACCGCTGGTCCATGGCGGATTTCACTACTGGGACCGCCGCGGTCTGCCGGTGGCGTACTGGCTTGTCGGGCGCATGGATACGCACTCAGTACTCCGGAAACTGAAGCCGCACGTTGCGGTTGGTACCTCGATCGAAGACTTCTTCCAGCTCTTCGGAGGCGGCATTATCCAGACGGGTTGGGCACTGTGCAACTACCAGGACGCCGTTCTCGCAGCCCACCCGCAACCCGGGATCGACATGGGCGCACCTCGACGTAACTTCTGCACCATTGTTGTCGACTGTAAAGGCCTCAGCTATAAGATGATCGACAGGCAGTTGCTGGAGAAGACGaaggcgacgctgcagcagatgACCTGCGTGTTTGCCGACTTTATTCACCGCGTCATTGCCGTAAACTGCCCGCCCATGGTGAAGTTTGCCTACAGCCTCCTGAAGTCTGCCATGAACAACGGCGTGCAGGCAAAGATTACATTTGTGGCGCCCGAGaacacggcggcggcgctcgacTCTGCCATTGGTCTGGAGCGCGTACCGACTTTTCTTGGCGGCCATTGCAACTGTGAGGGCGGCTGTGTCGCCTCCTATAACCCGAGCGCCGCCTTCGCGGCCGAGGAGATTGGCGATGAAGGCGACGTTGCCACGGAGTACATCACTGTTGGACCTGGCAAGAAGCACGAGAAAGCGTTCGAGTTGCAGCAGGGTGAGGAAGTAATTTGGGAGTTCTCGACGACCAAAGGAACGGacgtgcgcttctctgtAATGTTCTACCCGAAGCAACAGGGCGTGACAGCGCAgtcaaagagaggaaaggtaAGGGTTCGCATCGACAAGGGTGTGAAGCGCACAACGACCGAAAACCCGGTAGTGAGgcaggagaagctgaaggacgGCGCGGAGAGCTACATGGCTCCGGAGGACGGCATTCTTCAGCTTGTCTGGGACAACAGTAAGTCGATTGTGGGCGACAAGGGCATTCAGATGCGTGTCTACAAATCGGAAGCCATGACGGAGTTGCTACCAGACGAATAA
- a CDS encoding ADP-ribosylation factor GTPase activating protein 1, putative (TriTrypDB/GeneDB-style sysID: LpmP.32.1300) has protein sequence MTNHTYVSPEDERAFMAILAKDLECSRCFECGAPSPQWCDVMHGTFICLNCSGQHRGLGVHLSFVRSSTMDGWMNWKPEKLRQMELGGNRRARLYFEAHNVPKAPFRNRYESLPALRYADMLESEALDKPFSEAAWQPPAWYARLKAAESPSEGSPTSAYPQTNPTRFAGHGSNGQPHAMSGNSGGGSEWYSALYSGWSTVSQKATELAQHATKAVQSADVEGVRTSLAQRWAGVSATVSTYATDLQQRMAEGGRDMNVPGGDEDDGLAHMLHNVRQVQAENGVDNTPGGQSRYGPVESSSSSSYGPGSRASVQARPIGPTSPESSKVYQGRILMQSACESAPTASVASSMSPGWRSPARLNHNVTLSSTELKANRPVNPLGGDGGSAPSAAPQLPAKDNWSWEDENF, from the coding sequence ATGACGAACCACACCTACGTCAGCCCCGAGGATGAGCGGGCATTTATGGCTATTCTGGCCAAGGACCTCGAGTGCAGCCGGTGCTTCGAGTGCGGAGCACCCTCTCCGCAGTGGTGCGACGTCATGCACGGTACCTTCATTTGCTTAAACTGTAGTGGTCAGCACCGCGGCCTCGGCGTGCACCTTTCTTTTGTCCGTAGCTCTACGATGGACGGCTGGATGAACTGGAAACCGGAGAAGCTGCGTCAGATGGAACTCGGCGGCAACCGCCGTGCGCGGCTGTACTTTGAGGCGCACAACGTCCCCAAAGCTCCTTTCAGGAATCGCTACGAGTCGCTCCCAGCCCTCCGCTATGCCGACATGCTTGAGTCCGAGGCTCTTGACAAGCCCTTCAGCGAGGCAGCCTGGCAGCCACCAGCGTGGTACGCGCGCCTCAAGGCTGCGGAGAGTCCTTCAGAGGGGTCCCCGACGTCAGCATACCCACAGACGAATCCGACCCGCTTTGCTGGTCATGGGTCAAATGGGCAGCCGCACGCGATGTCCGgcaacagcggtggcggcagtgagTGGTACTCGGCGCTGTACAGCGGCTGGAGCACTGTGTCGCAAAAGGCAACCGAATTAGCGCAACATGCCACCAAGGCAGTTCAGAGCGCGGACGTGGAGGGAGTACGCACCTCCTTGGCGCAGCGATGGGCTGGCGTCTCGGCCACAGTGTCCACTTACGCCAccgacctgcagcagcgaatGGCAGAGGGTGGCAGGGATATGAACGTCCCCGGTGGTGACGAAGACGATGGCCTAGCCCACATGCTTCACAACGTGCGGCAGGTGCAGGCGGAAAACGGTGTAGACAACACTCCTGGTGGCCAATCGCGATACGGCCCCGttgaaagcagcagcagcagcagctacggCCCTGGCTCTCGCGCCTCGGTGCAAGCGAGGCCAATCGGTCCCACGTCACCAGAGTCCTCCAAAGTATACCAAGGGCGCATACTGATGCAGAGTGCGTGTGAGAGCGCGCCAACGGCGAGCGTGGCTTCCTCCATGTCTCCTGGTTGGAGATCACCAGCTCGCCTCAACCATAACGTCACCCTTTCTTCCACAGAACTGAAGGCAAACCGCCCGGTGAACCCGctcggtggtgatggtggcagtgccccctctgctgctccgcagTTGCCAGCGAAGGACAACTGGTCCTGGGAGGACGAGAATTTCTAG
- a CDS encoding hypothetical protein (TriTrypDB/GeneDB-style sysID: LpmP.32.1290), producing MTEAAGERGRLTFKGRRRLQQEVQTEASFVPSCSSLEYAYDPLASEQYENLIELRQMIQSCLTLVAGDVYDVVSFKDILYQLESEMPSALPVTDMLLLSSRLFRRTAELGRLLSCFFGVIFADDHNDEHFRFAEVRLLQHEIRELKQQLSASEGERKQLKEMLDSVGQVAYDHGMAVELLETHNKVLKKQSIALEDQMAVLFHQLNTGLEGDCKASYRQMMGEMKLQESLNPARITFRQTMDSLSEQLRNSRRLITEVREVLLSCSQGKRTGEAYATVEPSVRFKLKMLESSFQQLMGRFTAVKDTVVETAQELMSALQERKKILYLSFQHIRLYDLQNAKLRNARAILSQLQHNTSEVMRRIHVTFPSGNITSVDRFGKICTQRWHGGYTLAKLRGYKLTEQQQQQGEGELAEPVRSSSAGRLLSAGAARLLPGLSESQIMAAESEMAALEVGVHNTQSAALPQPFGTGNKRVSHSGVILTPGRTSAPPSYAGSKLASTRESNNAVDTPAADVAPTSMQSDDREVLPFDCISTFLNLMHNVDVDMEELQRALVLDNEMRAFLKLLTLSASTTPRADALEIAGGLTGDAALLERREYNMEMALQPTGSRPGGASGATYSVSVGTGLENLTAQENNSLSSSFSKLGSRSSSLEGRGGSRGENASSEAVLSRQSVQLQRQQKQITKMQEDFTSKIAFLRQVYEARIGDLEVRETTLSRRLGQAGTSPLQRSTGDGSNGQSPLLGGQFEEERTVPMRQGDKEKLTKLRKIWRQSKRKMQPNRGLRESTANELLHTQEEDKV from the coding sequence ATGACAGAGGCGGCcggcgagagagggcggcTTACCTTTAAGGGTCGTCGGCGCTTGCAACAGGAAGTACAGACGGAGGCGTCCTTTGTGCCATCTTGCAGCAGTCTCGAGTACGCGTATGATCCGCTGGCGAGCGAGCAGTACGAGAACCTGATAGAGCTGCGACAGATGATCCAGTCGTGTCTGACCCTCGTCGCCGGCGACGTCTACGACGTGGTCAGCTTCAAGGATATCCTCTACCAGTTGGAGAGTGAGATGCCATCGGCACTGCCTGTAACAGACatgcttcttctctcctctcgaCTCTTCCGGCGCACCGCAGAGCTTGGTcggctgctgagctgcttcTTTGGCGTCATATTCGCTGATGACCACAACGACGAGCACTTCCGCTTCGCTGAGGTGCGTCTGCTCCAGCACGAGATCCGGGAGCtaaagcagcagctgagcgcGTCGGAGGGGGAACGGAAacagctgaaggagatgcTGGACAGTGTGGGTCAGGTGGCATACGACCACGGCATGGCGGTAGAATTGCTAGAGACCCACAACAAGGTCCTCAAGAAGCAAAGCATTGCCTTGGAAGACCAGATGGCGGTGCTGTTTCATCAACTCAACACGGGCCTGGAGGGGGACTGCAAAGCCTCGTATCGGCAAATGATGGGGGAGATGAAGCTGCAGGAAAGCCTCAACCCTGCACGCATCACATTCCGGCAAACTATGGACAGCCTGagcgagcagctccgcaaCTCACGCCGCCTTATCACGGAGGTTCGGGAAGTCTTACTGAGCTGCAGCCAGGGAAAGCGCACAGGCGAGGCGTACGCGACAGTCGAGCCAAGCGTACGATTCAAGCTCAAGATGCTCGAATCGAGCTTTCAGCAGCTCATGGGCCGCTTTACGGCAGTGAAGGACACGGTGGTCGAGACAGCACAGGAGCTGATGAGTGCACTGCAGGAACGCAAGAAAATTCTCTACCTCTCTTTTCAGCACATTCGCCTGTATGACCTGCAGAACGCGAAGCTGCGCAACGCTCGTGCCATTCTCTCGCAGCTGCAACACAACACGTCTGAGGTGATGCGTCGCATACACGTCACCTTCCCCAGTGGCAATATCACCTCTGTCGATCGCTTTGGCAAAATCTgcacgcagcgctggcatGGTGGATACACGCTAGCGAAGCTGCGCGGATACAAATtgacggagcagcagcagcagcaaggtgAGGGCGAACTTGCTGAACCTGTacgaagcagcagtgctggcCGTTTGCTGAGTGCGGGAGCAGCACGCCTGCTACCTGGCCTGTCGGAGTCCCAAATTATggcagcagagagcgagatgGCGGCACTTGAGGTAGGCGTGCACAATACCCAGTCGGCGGCGCTACCGCAGCCCTTTGGTACAGGAAACAAGCGGGTATCCCACTCTGGCGTCATCCTCACACCCGGTCGCACCTCAGCCCCGCCGAGCTACGCGGGCTCGAAATTGGCGAGCACGAGGGAGTCAAATAACGCAGTTGACACGCCTGCAGCGGATGTCGCACCCACGAGCATGCAGAGTGACGACCGCGAAGTGCTGCCGTTTGACTGCATCTCAACCTTTCTCAATTTAATGCACAATGTCGACGTCGAcatggaggagctgcagcgcgccttGGTGCTGGACAACGAGATGCGTGCCTTCCTCAAACTGCTGACGCTTTCAGCGTCAACGACGCCACGCGCGGACGCGCTGGAGATTGCTGGCGGCCTCACCGGGGACGCGGCCTTGCTGGAGCGGCGAGAGTACAATATGGAAATGGCCTTGCAACCCACTGGTAGTCGCCCGGGCGGCGCCTCCGGCGCAACGTACAGTGTGTCTGTCGGCACAGGTCTTGAAAATCTCACGGCACAGGAGAACAACTCACTCTCGTCCTCGTTTTCCAAACTGGGGAGCCGGAGCTCGTCGTTAGAGGGGCGTGGCGGCTCTCGTGGCGAGAATGCCTCTTCCGAGGCTGTGCTGTCTCGCCAATCTGTACAGCTTCAGCGCCAGCAGAAGCAAATTACCAAGATGCAGGAGGACTTCACCTCGAAGATCGCCTTTCTACGGCAGGTGTACGAGGCCCGCATCGGCGATCTGGAGGTGCGAGAGACGACGCTGAGCAGGCGGCTGGGCCAGGCAGGGACCTCTCCCTTGCAGCGAAGTACCGGAGATGGCAGCAACGGTCAATCGCCCTTGCTAGGCGGGCAGTTCGAGGAAGAGCGGACCGTACCTATGAGACAGGGTGACAAGGAGAAGCTGACGAAGCTGAGAAAGATCTGGAGGCAGTCGAAGCGCAAGATGCAACCAAATCGAGGTCTGCGCGAGTCCACGGCTAATGAGCTGTTGCacacgcaggaggaggacaaaGTCTAA
- a CDS encoding ubiquitin hydrolase, putative (TriTrypDB/GeneDB-style sysID: LpmP.32.1320): protein MLQHNFTELPYPRGIMNNNNFCFMNSILQVLIFIPSFAQLSVSAICDAQACQLCPTLATFGKWALQYWKPGFTRLAMTAPMLMPRVPAGTKNSKSATPQSAAVPASQRVLDGSVQEDAQEFLQMLLERLHEELVSLESVLEKVEASETATKSGTRLTTPSASTSTTIAGDGSDAPGNVTPSACHQKGWMIVKGKEKLAVREHEDAQGQSKLLGSLFGGTLESYLQGKQRQRDRVSVVIERYYCLPVDVGFAPECTIEQALEHTFTTERIYDSTHEKNLKKTLRLGHLPFILFLQLRRWAVTREGELVKLDNVVHIKRTLLIPRTICGDETLDNTERTYRLLSVVCHRGDAVGCGHYVTYLVHHAATPAILKVQASEPANKKAAIMRSPPDAATVILCNDANVSVCPAKNMEKETMYFLVYQKTG from the coding sequence ATGCTTCAGCACAACTTCACTGAATTGCCGTACCCGCGTGGTATCATGAACAACAACAACTTCTGCTTCATGAACTCGATTCTGCAGGTGCTCATATTCATTCCGTCCTTTGCGCAACTGTCTGTGTCAGCGATCTGTGATGCCCAGGCCTGCCAACTGTGTCCCACATTGGCGACTTTTGGAAAGTGGGCACTTCAGTACTGGAAGCCTGGTTTCACACGGCTAGCAATGACAGCCCCGATGTTGATGCCGCGCGTGCCTGCTGGCACCAAAAACAGTAAGAGCGCCACCCCTCAGTCCGCCGCGGTGCCTGCCTCGCAGCGGGTTCTTGATGGCTCTGTGCAGGAGGACGCTCAGGAGTTTCTTCAAATGCTGCTGGAGCGTCTGCATGAAGAGTTGGTGAGCTTGGAGAGCGTCttggagaaggtggaggcaTCTGAAACGGCAACAAAGAGCGGGACAAGACTGACTACTCCTTCGGCCTCGACGAGCACTACGATTGCCGGTGATGGAAGCGATGCTCCTGGCAATGTCACCCCCTCGGCGTGTCATCAGAAGGGCTGGATGATtgtgaagggaaaggagaagctAGCAGTGCGGGAGCATGAGGACGCACAAGGGCAATCGAAACTGCTAGGAAGTCTCTTTGGGGGCACGCTGGAGAGCTACTTGCAGGGGAAGCAACGTCAACGCGACCGTGTGTCAGTAGTCATCGAGAGGTACTACTGCCTCCCCGTCGACGTGGGCTTTGCACCAGAGTGCACGATTGAGCAGGCTCTCGAGCACACCTTCACGACAGAGCGCATCTATGACAGTACGCACGAAAAGAACCTTAAAAAGACGCTTCGCCTAGGCCACCTGCCCTTCATTctcttcctgcagctgcgccgctgggcCGTGACACGCGAGGGCGAGCTTGTAAAGCTCGACAACGTTGTACACATCAAACGAACGTTGCTGATTCCACGCACCATCTGCGGGGATGAAACACTTGACAACACAGAGCGAACGTACCGTCTTTTGTCCGTTGTGTGCCACCGTGGCGACGCCGTTGGCTGCGGGCACTACGTCACTTATTTGGTGCACCACGCCGCGACCCCAGCCATCCTGAAGGTGCAGGCGAGTGAGCCGGCGAACAAGAAGGCTGCAATCATGCGCTCGCCGCCCgacgcggcgacggtgaTTCTCTGCAATGACGCCAATGTCTCTGTGTGCCCAGCAAAGAACATGGAAAAGGAGACCATGTACTTTCTCGTCTACCAGAAGACAGGTTGA
- a CDS encoding hypothetical protein (TriTrypDB/GeneDB-style sysID: LpmP.32.1310) translates to MGSLFQLRDFWYTSFPEEEFSPSAVTLADPDVSALFDKIVLGSYQGVLRIVNPSAFEGPMQPGDVLLEKKYTAPILQLDCGPFRPFRAGAPSNLLAILFPRVLMFLEITAQGSDNSSTINELNPASRDSGSSDLAAEASASTTADAQPRQRYRHGNNSNVQDACSSFKELGAFYTVTVQSEAHLQSTAYNFVCGYFGSSDYRMVCVQSMDGLLTILDYSGVLYRTFWPSNQFLIPGPMQYSVHRDALLTCNTSMFLLSYSFSSLVLSSTTEDVAITMTGTVTAGPSSGLCPMWAFNLGEDAVDIAVCRLTRGLPREEADIVVLCTSMLYVLNESGEPRMIRRLDIEASTLCVYSLPSIQYDNLLVGTFNGLVQVYSDTELQWSAAVASGAAPLYLTVATLCGVEGMIVNLASDSSLSINYLGTDPVDQRPQSLETKLTSYPELVHDLRQWEQLIQQYRGGAETPAEDGDPDDLLAVPEMTSAYAGAKLKKKCGAGTAEEEVASSVIIAPTAPSSRQAAVATPLSITSEFASIRTDDNSAMFTVTLQTLNNHRVNEVMLVLQAVPPLLVTPSQCTIEQITPDSSVQQTFTVSAIQDRDLIIPSSLEVVVAALYRGERREYETMEHVALAPLLLVARPVAPVKNTAFLLQLHTNQSSPPSLVEMFSDMVPFGNITANVLSLQYLNGADATVLVSKNAARFKLQGSTMEGLWLLASELTRRVPLCCGGAVELKFEIPDHLPVPDFLAVVDTHWAIRKEMEAASAALDDAASLFRAVEKRLLARFRDRSPADATAVEVLFQESYSLLRERADAMTRAKTRLRQASAMLNCCAQLFWLFLEMKSPPLAAQDASILSTLFRCSVSDDNDGGWEEAAETVLATVLKLKRKKVASNTLGVSSSTANLKKYIGALVSVVQSGQSLGSA, encoded by the coding sequence ATGGGCTCGCTTTTTCAGTTGCGCGACTTCTGGTATACCTCCTTTCCTGAAGAAGAGTTCAGTCCCTCCGCCGTGACCCTTGCCGACCCGGATGTTAGCGCTCTCTTTGACAAGATTGTACTTGGATCCTACCAAGGCGTGCTACGCATTGTGAACCCGAGCGCCTTCGAGGGCCCCATGCAGCCTGGTGATGTGCTGCTTGAAAAGAAGTACACAGCGCCTATCTTGCAGCTGGATTGCGGTCCTTTCCGCCCCTTCCGAGCTGGGGCACCATCCAACTTGCTGGCGATACTGTTTCCGCGAGTGCTCATGTTCCTCGAGATCACCGCACAGGGCAGCGACAACTCGAGTACGATAAACGAGCTAAATCCAGCGAGCCGCGACTCCGGTAGCAGCGACCTCGCTGCAGAGGCGTCAGCGTCAACCACTGCGGATGCGCAACCCCGTCAGCGCTACAGGCACGGCAACAACTCCAACGTGCAAGACGCCTGCTCGTCGTTCAAGGAGCTTGGCGCCTTCTACACGGTAACAGTGCAGAGTGAGGCTCACCTCCAGTCCACCGCCTACAACTTTGTGTGTGGCTACTTCGGCAGTAGTGACTACAGGATGGTCTGTGTTCAGTCGATGGACGGCTTGCTGACGATTCTGGACTACTCCGGCGTACTGTACCGCACCTTTTGGCCCTCCAATCAATTTCTTATTCCCGGCCCAATGCAGTACAGCGTTCACCGTGATGCCTTACTGACGTGCAACACATCAATGTTCCTACTGAGCTACAGCTTCAGCTCTCTCGTCTTGAGCAGTACCACCGAAGACGTGGCGATAACGATGACTGGCACCGTGACTGCGGGTCCGTCCTCCGGCCTGTGCCCGATGTGGGCGTTCAATCTGGGCGAAGATGCGGTCGACATTGCGGTATGTCGGCTGACTCGTGGCCTGCCGCGCGAGGAGGCTGACATTGTGGTACTTTGCACCTCCATGCTGTACGTGCTGAACGAGAGCGGCGAGCCGCGCATGATTCGTCGACTTGACATCGAGGCGTCTACCCTGTGCGTGTATTCGTTGCCAAGCATCCAGTACGACAACCTGCTTGTCGGCACCTTCAACGGTCTTGTGCAGGTCTACTCTGACACGGAGCTGCAGTGGAGCGCGGCTGTTGCtagtggcgctgcgccgctgtacCTTACCGTCGCCACGCTTTGCGGTGTCGAAGGCATGATTGTCAATCTGGCCTCCGACAGTTCCCTCAGCATCAACTACCTCGGCACTGACCCTGTCGATCAGCGACCTCAGTCGTTGGAGACAAAGTTGACCTCCTACCCAGAGCTTGTCCATGACCTGAGGCAGTGGGAACAGCTTATCCAGCAGTACAGGGGCGGCGCTGAGACTCCCGCGGAGGACGGCGACCCGGATGACCTGCTTGCCGTCCCCGAAATGACGTCTGCCTACGCTGGTGCAAAGCTCAAGAAGAAGTGTGGTGCCGGcaccgcagaggaggaagttGCATCCTCAGTCATCATTGCACCGACGGCACCGAGTTCCCGACAAGCCGCTGTCGCAACGCCCCTCTCCATCACAAGCGAATTTGCGAGCATCAGAACAGACGACAATAGTGCCATGTTCACCGTCACATTACAGACGCTCAATAACCACCGCGTCAACGAGGTTatgctggtgctgcaagCCGTGCCGCCACTGTTGGTAACGCCGTCTCAATGCACCATCGAGCAAATCACCCCAGACAGCAGTGTCCAACAGACCTTCACCGTCAGTGCTATTCAGGACAGGGACCTGATCATACCCTCGTCGCTGGAAGTGGTGGTCGCAGCTCTGTATCGTGGTGAACGACGCGAGTACGAGACGATGGAACACGTGGCCCTGGCGCCGCTCCTACTGGTGGCTCGCCCTGTCGCCCCGGTCAAAAACACGGCATTTTTGCTTCAGCTCCACACCAACCAGAGTTCACCGCCGTCACTCGTCGAGATGTTTTCTGATATGGTCCCGTTCGGCAACATAACGGCAAACGTCCTCTCGCTGCAGTACCTGAACGGTGCGGATGCAACGGTGCTTGTGTCCAAGAACGCGGCCCGCTTTAAGCTCCAGGGATCCACGATGGAGGGATTGTGGCTGCTTGCCTCGGAGCTCACGCGACGCGTGCCgctctgctgcggtggtgccgtcGAGTTGAAGTTCGAGATCCCGGATCATCTTCCAGTGCCCGACTTtctggcggtggtggacaCACACTGGGCTATTCGGAAGGAAATGGAGGCCGCCTCAGCGGCactcgacgacgccgcttcGCTTTTCCGCGCCGTGGAGAAACGACTCCTGGCGCGCTTCCGTGACCGCAGCCCAGCTGACGCCACGGCGGTGGAAGTCCTGTTTCAGGAAAGCTACAGCCTGCTGCGGGAGCGGGCAGACGCGATGACGCGGGCAAAGACGCGACTGCGACAGGCCTCGGCCATGTTGAACTGCTGCGCACAGCTTTTCTGGCTTTTCCTGGAGATGAAATCCCCGCCGCTTGCTGCGCAAGATGCGTCTATCCTGTCGACGCTGTTCCGCTGCTCCGTCTCGGATGACAACGATGGAGGctgggaggaggcagcggagacggtgctggcaACGGTGCTGAAGctgaagagaaagaaagtgGCCAGTAATACCCTTGGGGTCTCCTCCAGTACCGCGAACTTGAAGAAGTACATCGGTGCACTGGTAAGCGTTGTGCAGTCTGGCCAGAGTCTTGGCTCCGCATAA